One part of the Muntiacus reevesi chromosome 20, mMunRee1.1, whole genome shotgun sequence genome encodes these proteins:
- the LOC136151598 gene encoding ubiquitin D-like isoform X2 — MATVVDVTVHSEQWRPMTFTAHPGDRVNKINEHVRSRTKVPIQEQVLQLGSTTLKSQRTLSSYGIDKETTIHLTLKVVKPSDEELPLVLVEPGDEGQRHELQVRRSSSVTQVKEMIKMKTAIPPKKQIVNCNGKKLEDGKIMGDYGIKKGHILFLTYPCIGG, encoded by the exons ATGGCCACTGTCGTCGAT GTGACTGTCCATTCTGAGCAATGGAGACCAATGACCTTCACTGCCCATCCGGGAGACAGAGTGAATAAGATCAATGAACATGTCCGGTCTAGGACCAAGGTTCCCATTCAGGAACAGGTCCTCCAGCTGGGCTCAACGACCCTGAAGTCCCAGAGAACTCTGTCATCGTATGGCATCGACAAGGAGACGACCATCCACCTCACCCTGAAGGTGGTGAAGCCCAGTGATGAGGAGTTGCCCTTGGTTTTGGTGGAGCCGGGTGATGAGGGGCAGAGGCACGAGCTCCAGGTGCGAAGGTCCAGCTCAGTGACCCAGGTGAAGGAGATGATCAAGATGAAGACCGCTATACCCCCTAAGAAGCAGATTGTGAACTGCAATGGAAAGAAACTGGAAGATGGGAAGATCATGGGAGATTATGGTATCAAAAAGGGCCATATACTCTTCCTGACATacccctgcattggtgggtga
- the LOC136151598 gene encoding ubiquitin D-like isoform X1, with product MATVVDVSWDLILKVTVHSEQWRPMTFTAHPGDRVNKINEHVRSRTKVPIQEQVLQLGSTTLKSQRTLSSYGIDKETTIHLTLKVVKPSDEELPLVLVEPGDEGQRHELQVRRSSSVTQVKEMIKMKTAIPPKKQIVNCNGKKLEDGKIMGDYGIKKGHILFLTYPCIGG from the exons ATGGCCACTGTCGTCGATGTGAGTTGGGATTTGATACTGAAg GTGACTGTCCATTCTGAGCAATGGAGACCAATGACCTTCACTGCCCATCCGGGAGACAGAGTGAATAAGATCAATGAACATGTCCGGTCTAGGACCAAGGTTCCCATTCAGGAACAGGTCCTCCAGCTGGGCTCAACGACCCTGAAGTCCCAGAGAACTCTGTCATCGTATGGCATCGACAAGGAGACGACCATCCACCTCACCCTGAAGGTGGTGAAGCCCAGTGATGAGGAGTTGCCCTTGGTTTTGGTGGAGCCGGGTGATGAGGGGCAGAGGCACGAGCTCCAGGTGCGAAGGTCCAGCTCAGTGACCCAGGTGAAGGAGATGATCAAGATGAAGACCGCTATACCCCCTAAGAAGCAGATTGTGAACTGCAATGGAAAGAAACTGGAAGATGGGAAGATCATGGGAGATTATGGTATCAAAAAGGGCCATATACTCTTCCTGACATacccctgcattggtgggtga
- the LOC136151200 gene encoding putative olfactory receptor 2I1 produces MKGNHSTEERFLLLGFSDWPSLQPVLFVLVLLCYLLTLMGNSALVLLAVREPRLHTPMYYFLCHLALVDTGFTTSVVPSLLANLRGRALRLERGGCLAQLCASLALGSAECVLLAVMAVDRAAAVCRPLRYAGLASPRLCHALAGAAWLGGLTNSAAQTALLAARPLCAPRRVDHFICELPALLQLACDGGGQDSTERQMFAARVFILLVPSAVILASYGGVARAVWGMRSRGSRRKAVGTCGSHLTAVCLFYGSAIYTYLQPAHNYNQRRGKFISLFYTVVTPALNPLIYTLRNKEVKGAARRLLGGVGGGQDAQ; encoded by the exons ATGAAG GGCAACCACAGCACAGAGGAGCGCTTCCTCCTGCTGGGCTTCTCCGACTGGCCCTCCCTGCAGCCTGTCCTCTTCGTCCTCGTCCTCCTCTGCTACCTCCTGACTCTGATGGGCAACTCGGCGCTGGTGCTGCTGGCGGTGCGCGAGCCGCGACTACACACGCCCATGTACTACTTCCTCTGCCACCTGGCCCTGGTGGATACGGGCTTCACCACGAGCGTGGTGCCATCCCTGCTGGCCAACCTGCGCGGCCGGGCGCTGAGGCTGGAGCGCGGCGGCTGCCTGGCGCAGCTGTGCGCATCGCTGGCGCTGGGCTCGGCCGAGTGCGTCCTCCTGGCGGTGATGGCTGTGGACCGCGCAGCCGCCGTGTGTCGGCCGCTGCGCTACGCCGGCCTCGCCTCCCCGCGCCTCTGCCACGCGCTGGCCGGCGCCGCCTGGCTCGGTGGCCTCACCAACTCTGCCGCGCAAACCGCGCTCCTGGCCGCCCGGCCTCTGTGCGCGCCCCGTCGGGTGGACCACTTCATCTGCGAGCTGCCCGCGCTGCTCCAGCTGGCCTGCGACGGCGGCGGCCAGGACTCCACCGAGCGCCAGATGTTTGCTGCCCGAGTCTTCATCCTGCTGGTGCCGTCCGCCGTCATCCTGGCCTCTTATGGCGGCGTGGCCCGCGCTGTATGGGGCATGAGGAGCAGAGGGAGCCGCAGGAAAGCGGTGGGCACCTGTGGGTCTCACCTGACAGCTGTCTGCCTGTTCTATGGCTCAGCCATCTACACCTACCTGCAACCTGCGCACAACTACAACCAACGGCGGGGCaagttcatttctcttttctacaCTGTAGTCACACCGGCCCTCAACCCACTCATCTACACCCTCAGGAATAAGGAAGTGAAGGGGGCAGCGAGGAGGCtcctggggggtgtggggggagggcaaGATGCGCAGTGA